A DNA window from Microcystis aeruginosa NIES-843 contains the following coding sequences:
- the metG gene encoding methionine--tRNA ligase: MNDLNERKTFALTTPLYYVNDIPHIGSAYTTIVADVMARWQRLQGNSVLLITGTDEHGQKIERTAAAKGLNPQEHCDRIATSFANLWAKLHIQYDRFSRTTAPRHQAIVNEFFERVWEKGDIYLDRQQGWYCVACEEFKEKRELLDNGCCPIHTNLAAEWRDEENYFFRLSKYQTQLEQFYQEQPDFIQPESRRNEVLNFVNQGLQDFSISRVNVAWGFPIPHDGQHTIYVWFDALLGYVTALLDPEDEPTLENALAKWWPIDLHLIGKDILRFHAIYWPAMLMSAGLPLPKRVFGHGFLTKDGRKMGKSLGNTLDPFDLVDRYGADAVRYYFVKEIELGQDGDFQETRFVNILNADLANDLGNLLNRTLGMVKKYCQNIPPQLTGVDIPNDNRLKNMGINLGGIVEQKYDALQFNQACEEILALIRASNKFIDESAPWSLFKQKQQAAVEQVLYAVLESVRLSAYLLSPIIPTLSSKIYQQLGFVIDFNTFRSEDGEDPPDGVSFSQHCQWGLPTNPQLGTPEPIFSKLELPLNDS, from the coding sequence ATGAATGATTTAAATGAGCGAAAAACATTTGCTTTAACAACACCTCTTTATTATGTCAACGATATCCCTCACATCGGCAGTGCTTACACAACGATCGTAGCGGATGTTATGGCACGATGGCAGCGGTTACAGGGCAATTCTGTCCTCCTGATTACAGGAACCGACGAACACGGACAGAAAATCGAACGGACTGCGGCAGCCAAAGGACTCAATCCCCAGGAACACTGCGATCGCATTGCCACCAGTTTTGCCAATCTCTGGGCAAAGCTACACATCCAGTATGATCGCTTTAGTCGCACCACTGCCCCCCGTCATCAGGCAATTGTTAACGAATTTTTTGAAAGAGTCTGGGAAAAGGGCGATATCTATCTCGATCGCCAACAGGGTTGGTATTGCGTCGCCTGTGAAGAATTTAAGGAAAAAAGAGAACTGTTAGATAATGGCTGTTGTCCCATTCATACTAATCTGGCCGCCGAATGGCGCGACGAGGAAAACTATTTTTTCCGTCTCTCTAAGTATCAGACGCAACTAGAACAATTTTACCAAGAACAACCCGATTTTATTCAACCGGAAAGCCGACGTAATGAGGTTCTCAACTTCGTCAACCAAGGACTACAGGACTTCTCCATCTCTAGGGTTAATGTGGCTTGGGGGTTTCCCATTCCCCACGATGGTCAGCATACCATCTACGTTTGGTTTGATGCCCTTCTTGGCTATGTTACCGCCCTTCTCGACCCCGAAGACGAACCCACCCTAGAAAATGCCTTGGCCAAATGGTGGCCGATCGATCTGCATCTGATCGGTAAAGATATATTAAGATTCCATGCCATTTATTGGCCAGCTATGCTAATGTCGGCGGGTTTACCCTTGCCTAAAAGAGTCTTCGGCCACGGCTTTTTGACCAAAGACGGGCGGAAAATGGGCAAAAGTCTCGGTAATACCCTCGATCCCTTCGATTTGGTTGATCGCTATGGGGCCGATGCCGTCCGTTACTATTTCGTCAAAGAGATTGAATTAGGACAGGATGGCGATTTTCAGGAAACCAGATTTGTTAATATTCTTAACGCGGATTTAGCCAACGATTTAGGCAACCTCCTCAATCGCACCCTAGGCATGGTTAAAAAATACTGCCAAAATATCCCCCCCCAGTTGACTGGCGTAGATATCCCGAACGATAATCGTCTTAAGAATATGGGGATCAATCTAGGGGGCATTGTTGAACAGAAGTACGATGCGCTACAATTTAATCAAGCCTGTGAGGAAATATTGGCGTTAATTCGTGCTAGTAACAAGTTTATCGATGAGAGTGCGCCCTGGAGTTTATTTAAACAGAAACAACAGGCAGCAGTAGAACAAGTCCTCTACGCAGTTTTGGAATCAGTAAGACTCTCTGCCTACCTACTTTCACCGATAATACCGACCTTGAGCAGTAAAATTTATCAACAACTAGGTTTTGTTATTGATTTTAATACTTTCAGGTCGGAGGATGGGGAAGACCCCCCTGATGGTGTCTCTTTTTCCCAACACTGTCAATGGGGATTACCCACAAATCCACAACTAGGAACACCTGAACCGATCTTTTCTAAACTAGAACTGCCGTTAAACGATTCCTAA
- a CDS encoding lysophospholipid acyltransferase family protein, with amino-acid sequence MKLLTPLSTSRLILDTTRTSLFTVGQENLPSQGVAIVVSNHRSFLDAPILIQALGKTLPIACHHYMGKTPLLRELIGELGCFPFDTPEKRHRTFFRQATDFLQSGRWIGLFPEGGSPMLNLTDPRQISRFQSGFAHLALRCPVENLFVLPVAILSESETVISPFPVRLLRWLDTTEPLFDQDGWHPVVFYHRVKVAIGRPYGITESDRSDYQGKQGKKALNRLIGHCQSEIGDLLLKG; translated from the coding sequence ATGAAGCTGCTTACCCCCCTATCCACCTCTCGTTTAATTCTTGATACCACGCGCACGAGTCTGTTTACCGTCGGTCAAGAAAATCTACCCAGCCAAGGAGTGGCGATCGTGGTAAGTAACCATCGTAGCTTTTTGGACGCGCCGATCTTAATTCAAGCTTTGGGCAAAACTCTCCCGATCGCCTGTCATCACTACATGGGAAAAACGCCGCTTTTGCGGGAATTAATCGGAGAATTGGGCTGTTTTCCCTTTGATACCCCTGAAAAACGCCACCGGACTTTTTTTCGGCAAGCAACGGATTTTTTACAGTCCGGACGATGGATCGGTTTATTTCCAGAAGGTGGATCGCCGATGTTAAATTTGACTGATCCTCGTCAAATTAGCCGTTTTCAGAGCGGATTTGCCCATTTAGCCCTGCGTTGTCCCGTGGAGAATTTATTTGTCTTACCTGTGGCTATTCTCTCCGAGTCGGAAACTGTTATTAGTCCTTTTCCCGTGCGTTTGCTACGCTGGTTAGATACCACGGAACCTTTATTCGATCAAGATGGTTGGCATCCCGTTGTCTTTTATCATCGTGTCAAGGTGGCGATCGGTCGTCCCTATGGAATTACTGAAAGCGATCGCTCAGATTATCAAGGTAAACAAGGAAAAAAAGCCCTTAATCGTTTAATTGGTCATTGCCAGTCGGAAATTGGCGATTTATTGCTGAAAGGGTAA
- a CDS encoding IS630-like element ISMae25 family transposase (programmed frameshift) — protein MGRGRRDKVNLTGEQRENLEQISRNGYAPAKKILHARILLMCDEGEQAKRKWTDEEIGEALEVHRNTVGRIRQRFLQKGEKPALERKSRKTPPTPAKVDGAAAAQIIALCCSEPPSGRAEWTIRLLTSELKQRQIITEISSPTVWRTPKKNQLRPWKTQRYCIPEQDLARFVAQMEVVLDLYGTQPSEEEPLIAMDEASKQLLGEVYPPIPMQPGQDKKEDYHYSREGVQALFMFFDPHRGWRRVSNRDSRTRIDWAEEIRQLLDVDYPKARKVKLVCDNLNTHNIASLYEAFPAPVAHRLARRLEIYYTPRNGSWLNVAETELSVLSRQCLDRRISSKEELKREIETWQKERNQTASTVIWTFTTSDARVKLKHLYPVFEEEESGESIAPN, from the exons ATGGGAAGAGGTCGGCGAGATAAAGTCAATCTAACAGGGGAACAAAGAGAAAACCTCGAACAAATCAGTCGTAATGGCTATGCACCAGCTAAAAAAATTCTCCACGCTCGGATTTTGCTGATGTGTGACGAGGGAGAACAGGCGAAAAGGAAATGGACAGATGAAGAAATAGGCGAAGCTTTAGAAGTTCATAGAAATACAGTGGGACGTATTCGTCAAAGATTTCTTCAAAAAGGCGAAAAACCAGCATTAGAACGGAAATCGAGAAAAACTCCCCCCACTCCGGCAAAAGTTGATGGAGCCGCCGCCGCCCAAATCATTGCCCTGTGCTGTTCGGAGCCACCATCTGGCCGAGCCGAGTGGACAATCCGACTATTAACCTCGGAACTCAAACAAAGACAAATTATCACCGAGATTTCCAGTCCAACGGTGTGGCGTACTC CTAAAAAAAACCAATTACGCCCTTGGAAAACCCAAAGATACTGTATTCCGGAACAGGATTTAGCCCGATTTGTTGCCCAGATGGAAGTTGTCCTTGACCTGTATGGCACTCAGCCATCGGAAGAAGAACCGTTAATCGCGATGGATGAAGCATCAAAGCAACTACTTGGAGAAGTTTACCCTCCGATACCCATGCAACCTGGACAAGATAAAAAAGAAGACTATCACTATAGTCGTGAAGGGGTTCAAGCCTTGTTCATGTTTTTTGACCCCCATCGAGGATGGAGACGGGTGAGTAACCGAGATAGTCGAACCCGAATAGATTGGGCAGAAGAAATTCGTCAATTATTGGATGTGGACTATCCAAAGGCTCGAAAAGTCAAGCTCGTCTGTGATAATCTCAACACTCATAACATAGCCTCGCTTTATGAAGCATTTCCAGCACCCGTTGCTCATCGTTTAGCTAGAAGACTGGAAATTTATTACACACCTCGTAATGGTAGCTGGTTAAATGTAGCCGAAACTGAACTAAGCGTCTTATCGAGGCAATGTTTAGATAGAAGGATTTCTAGCAAGGAAGAACTGAAAAGGGAGATAGAAACCTGGCAAAAAGAACGTAATCAGACTGCATCTACAGTAATATGGACGTTTACGACCAGCGATGCTAGGGTCAAGCTGAAACATCTTTATCCTGTGTTTGAGGAGGAGGAATCGGGAGAATCTATTGCACCAAATTAG
- a CDS encoding type II toxin-antitoxin system HicA family toxin, translating to MNADEVERILRKYNFELISQKGSHRKWRGRDQDTQVIVPYHQGRDLPTGTLRNIMITAMIPEGEWKSP from the coding sequence ATGAATGCTGACGAGGTTGAGCGCATATTACGCAAGTATAACTTTGAACTGATCTCTCAGAAGGGTAGTCATAGAAAATGGCGTGGTAGGGATCAAGATACTCAAGTTATCGTACCTTACCATCAAGGGAGAGATTTACCTACTGGAACATTGCGTAACATCATGATTACAGCCATGATCCCAGAAGGAGAGTGGAAATCTCCATAA
- a CDS encoding type II toxin-antitoxin system HicB family antitoxin, translating to MKWRVILEPDPDTNEWAIWCPELPGCTSAGITQEEALNNIREAIELYLQPDAIDLLPGAVIREVMVG from the coding sequence ATGAAATGGCGAGTGATACTTGAACCGGATCCCGATACAAACGAATGGGCAATTTGGTGTCCGGAACTGCCCGGATGCACATCTGCCGGTATTACACAAGAGGAAGCTCTCAATAATATACGCGAAGCGATCGAGCTTTATTTACAACCTGATGCTATCGACCTTCTACCAGGAGCAGTAATCCGTGAGGTTATGGTGGGATGA
- a CDS encoding Rho termination factor N-terminal domain-containing protein yields MMEYTDIGTLKYLYLDEIEITNGTDADSFLIEATAKLLQQTGGRNWLPVIVKELSEDRYEVIGNSFVYAVAERAGLERIWCIIADGTEDARNISRVLAREETPKLNLSTASREEIKSALQFLIEQPNSPLKTIKLATATARIDEAPRQFWKSLDSIVALKCGITKGKGLDLLKTVFYLTPQSQQDAVIEEFSEETLKLKTVSELKTLAKEKGIVGLSKMKKAELVRILAQ; encoded by the coding sequence ATGATGGAATATACCGATATTGGTACTTTGAAGTATCTATACCTAGATGAAATAGAAATTACCAATGGGACCGATGCTGATAGTTTTTTAATTGAAGCTACTGCTAAACTATTACAGCAGACAGGTGGACGCAATTGGCTGCCTGTAATCGTGAAAGAACTATCAGAGGATCGCTATGAAGTTATCGGCAACTCATTTGTTTATGCTGTGGCTGAAAGGGCTGGACTAGAAAGAATTTGGTGTATTATTGCCGATGGAACAGAAGATGCTAGGAATATATCCAGAGTTTTGGCAAGAGAAGAAACCCCAAAACTAAATCTGTCAACAGCTTCAAGAGAAGAAATTAAATCTGCTTTACAGTTCTTGATTGAACAACCGAATAGCCCACTAAAAACAATTAAATTAGCTACTGCTACTGCTAGGATTGATGAGGCTCCCCGTCAATTCTGGAAGAGTTTAGATTCAATTGTTGCCCTCAAGTGTGGAATTACAAAAGGGAAGGGATTAGATTTACTCAAAACTGTCTTTTATCTCACTCCTCAATCTCAACAAGATGCAGTGATTGAGGAGTTTTCAGAAGAAACTCTCAAACTCAAGACTGTTTCTGAATTAAAGACTCTAGCCAAAGAAAAAGGAATCGTTGGTTTAAGCAAGATGAAGAAAGCAGAGCTAGTCAGAATATTGGCGCAATAA
- a CDS encoding ParA family protein, which yields MKDNTPRVTSLKSYLQHLPQDASEAIVSTNFAPYLISYLGFSTTEIIPQYDTGGGGITDFATRRNLEKDIFLQTKSNPFLLIELKGRDINLTENSPSYKATVNQLKRQLLGTKCQASQWGIINNSSHIQLFRKHGKTIFPATTCIELTPENIDETVARIKTKIDNTPKALTVTVYNNKGGIGKTTTTVNLAAFLAFLGKKVLVLDFDFNQRDLTKSILNIEPEDGLLEKTLTDRNIELKSVIRPYTFKNSKLQITFDVVPAEPKMAEYPELEYNAKMTISTLHRKLDLARYEYDYIFIDAAPNWRFTSRLAVYAADVVLLPTKHNNSFSLNNAATAIKEFLPQMQKLKKDGTPIALPIFFNGEKITQPQLELAQKEINQILKNDKTLLPYFYPRYTNAKKDLHIHHLPEYAIIASAAFARVPAVYKNRSAYDYYKDLAKEYFLQ from the coding sequence ATGAAAGATAACACCCCCAGAGTAACAAGTCTCAAATCTTATCTTCAGCATTTGCCTCAAGATGCGTCTGAAGCGATCGTTAGCACCAACTTTGCACCTTACCTGATATCATATTTAGGATTTTCAACCACAGAGATAATTCCACAGTACGACACGGGAGGCGGTGGGATTACCGACTTTGCCACTCGGAGAAACCTAGAAAAGGATATTTTTTTGCAGACAAAGAGTAATCCTTTTCTGCTGATAGAGTTAAAAGGTAGAGATATTAACCTAACTGAAAATAGTCCAAGTTATAAGGCAACTGTCAATCAGTTAAAGCGTCAGTTATTAGGGACTAAGTGTCAAGCATCCCAATGGGGAATTATCAATAATAGTTCACACATCCAGTTATTTAGAAAACATGGTAAAACCATTTTTCCTGCCACTACTTGCATAGAGCTAACCCCTGAGAACATTGATGAGACTGTAGCTCGGATCAAAACAAAAATTGACAATACTCCCAAAGCATTAACGGTTACTGTTTACAATAATAAAGGCGGTATAGGCAAAACCACCACAACCGTAAATCTTGCCGCTTTCCTTGCCTTTTTAGGTAAAAAAGTTCTAGTTTTAGACTTTGATTTTAATCAACGAGATTTAACTAAATCTATCCTAAATATCGAACCAGAAGATGGCCTACTAGAAAAGACTTTAACTGACCGCAATATTGAACTAAAATCAGTGATTCGTCCCTATACTTTTAAGAATTCAAAACTACAAATTACCTTCGATGTTGTTCCTGCTGAGCCTAAAATGGCAGAGTATCCGGAATTGGAGTATAATGCTAAAATGACAATATCCACTCTCCATAGAAAATTAGACTTAGCTAGATATGAATATGATTACATTTTTATAGATGCAGCTCCCAATTGGCGATTTACTAGCCGGCTGGCTGTTTATGCTGCCGATGTTGTCCTCTTACCCACAAAACATAACAATTCATTCTCCCTTAATAATGCAGCCACTGCCATCAAGGAGTTTCTGCCGCAAATGCAAAAATTAAAAAAAGATGGGACTCCCATAGCCTTACCAATTTTTTTCAACGGTGAGAAGATTACTCAACCACAGTTAGAGCTTGCCCAAAAAGAAATTAATCAAATACTAAAAAATGACAAAACCCTTTTACCCTATTTTTATCCCAGATACACTAATGCCAAAAAAGATTTACATATTCATCACCTGCCAGAATACGCTATTATAGCCAGTGCTGCTTTCGCTCGCGTGCCAGCCGTTTATAAAAATCGTTCCGCTTATGACTATTACAAAGACTTAGCAAAGGAGTATTTTTTACAATGA
- a CDS encoding GAF domain-containing protein translates to MEKLTNLDRIAEEILGLIPTETVIIAEFDGDSIYYRAGAGKNSQAIVGKRGDIATSGLCTVVYRDSCPVVVGQTLGDNRIRQDIAVALGIKTALAVPIRVNNRLFGAVMLLNRLDGQELTDRDSLLVEEYLNSLFRNEG, encoded by the coding sequence ATGGAAAAATTAACTAATCTCGATCGCATTGCTGAAGAAATTTTAGGTTTAATTCCGACAGAAACGGTTATCATTGCCGAATTTGACGGTGATAGTATTTATTATCGCGCGGGTGCGGGTAAAAACAGCCAGGCAATTGTGGGCAAAAGGGGTGATATTGCCACGTCGGGATTGTGTACGGTGGTTTACCGGGATAGTTGTCCGGTGGTGGTGGGACAAACTCTAGGAGATAATCGCATTCGTCAGGATATAGCGGTGGCTTTGGGGATAAAAACGGCTTTAGCTGTGCCAATTAGGGTTAATAATCGGTTATTTGGTGCAGTAATGCTTTTAAATCGTCTCGATGGTCAGGAATTGACCGATCGAGATAGTTTGTTAGTGGAGGAATATCTGAACTCGCTATTCAGAAATGAGGGATAG
- a CDS encoding NAD(P)/FAD-dependent oxidoreductase: MTDSSPKICILGGGFGGLYTALRLSQLPWPDQHPPQITLIDKSDRFLFSPLLYELVTSELQSWEIAPPFSELLANTPVDFQQGTVTAIDVNNHKITLDNQKDICYDRLVIALGGQSSLDFLPGARTHAIPFRSLEDAYRLRDRLKTLEQSDRDKIRVAIIGGGYSGVELACKLAERLGERGRIRLIERNSDILGPSTQFNRDTAKKALEKRLVWLDLETTVADIQADRLSLDYKGQIDNIPVDLILWTVSPIASPLLANLPIAHSERKLLKVNQYLQTVENPSIYAIGDAADSRDQEDKPYAATAQVALQQSDYCAWNIWASFHDKPALPFRYQPLGEMLTLGVDEAAISGLGLELAGPLAHLTRRLVYLYRLPTLNHQIAVAFNWITQPLLSLISE, from the coding sequence ATGACTGACTCAAGCCCAAAAATTTGTATTCTCGGTGGTGGTTTTGGTGGACTCTATACTGCTTTACGTTTGAGTCAATTGCCTTGGCCCGATCAACACCCCCCCCAAATTACCTTAATTGATAAAAGTGATCGCTTTTTATTTTCTCCCCTTCTCTACGAATTAGTCACCTCAGAACTACAATCTTGGGAAATTGCTCCCCCTTTCAGCGAATTGCTCGCCAATACCCCCGTTGACTTCCAACAGGGAACCGTCACGGCGATCGATGTTAATAATCATAAAATAACCCTTGACAATCAAAAAGATATATGCTATGACCGCCTCGTGATCGCCCTCGGTGGTCAATCCTCCCTTGACTTCCTACCTGGGGCCAGAACCCACGCTATCCCCTTTCGTAGTCTAGAGGATGCCTATCGTCTTCGGGATCGACTTAAAACCCTAGAACAATCCGATCGCGATAAAATTCGGGTCGCCATTATCGGGGGCGGTTATAGCGGCGTAGAATTAGCCTGTAAGCTGGCCGAGCGTCTCGGAGAAAGGGGAAGAATTCGTCTGATCGAAAGAAATAGCGATATACTTGGCCCTTCAACCCAATTTAACCGCGACACCGCCAAAAAAGCCCTAGAAAAACGTCTAGTTTGGTTAGACCTCGAAACCACCGTCGCCGACATCCAAGCGGATCGCCTCTCCCTTGACTACAAAGGACAGATCGACAATATCCCCGTTGATCTAATTCTCTGGACCGTTAGTCCGATCGCCTCCCCACTGCTCGCTAATTTGCCCATAGCACATAGTGAGCGCAAATTACTAAAAGTTAATCAATATTTACAAACTGTCGAAAACCCCAGCATCTACGCGATCGGCGATGCGGCCGATAGTCGCGACCAAGAGGATAAACCATACGCTGCCACGGCCCAAGTGGCCCTTCAACAGTCCGACTACTGCGCTTGGAATATTTGGGCGAGTTTCCACGATAAACCAGCTTTACCCTTCCGTTATCAACCTTTAGGCGAAATGTTGACCCTCGGAGTCGATGAAGCTGCCATTAGCGGTTTAGGACTAGAATTAGCCGGTCCCCTTGCCCATCTTACCCGTCGCTTAGTCTATCTCTACCGTCTGCCCACCCTTAACCATCAAATCGCCGTAGCATTCAACTGGATTACCCAACCCCTTCTATCCCTCATTTCTGAATAG
- a CDS encoding circadian clock KaiB family protein yields MSQYLLKLYIMGDSSKSQRAIANIFRICREELSDLYTVEIIDVLEQPQLAEQDKILVTPTLVKQLPPPLQRIIGDMSNTQKVLLGLDVIPKDSHLN; encoded by the coding sequence ATGAGTCAATATCTTCTCAAACTCTACATTATGGGCGATTCAAGTAAATCCCAGAGGGCGATCGCCAATATTTTTCGTATCTGTCGCGAGGAGTTATCCGATCTTTATACAGTAGAAATAATTGATGTTCTCGAACAGCCCCAATTAGCGGAACAGGATAAAATTCTCGTAACTCCTACTTTAGTCAAACAACTTCCCCCACCCCTACAAAGAATTATCGGCGATATGTCCAATACTCAAAAGGTTCTCCTCGGTTTGGATGTTATTCCCAAAGACTCCCATCTCAATTAG
- a CDS encoding response regulator, translating into MTRELCRILLIEDEPTTVKLIQRLLLKAPQCSLAGGLTFTLTQAQDLQQTAEKLAGEKFDLILLSLEISVPPGLNILVKTRELASDIPIVVQTTSNDEKLVVKAFQLGADGYIQLNNIDSSLLVYQIRVAIERQQYILNLKHQQQEEEFRELEQLIKGVQTSITAKMFGSEAIKQSIPDIFQELVQNYGELLDLALEEQAYKVEHNLSERLRSLADKLGFLKASPRDVVDIHTTTLRQKNQDVTLAKAQAYVSEGRLMVLELMGYLVSFYRKYYIGLSNIKLFNNTQS; encoded by the coding sequence ATGACTAGGGAGCTCTGTAGGATTTTATTGATAGAGGATGAACCGACGACTGTTAAATTAATCCAGAGATTGCTGTTAAAGGCCCCCCAATGTTCCCTGGCCGGGGGGTTGACTTTTACCCTCACCCAAGCTCAGGATCTACAGCAAACTGCCGAAAAACTAGCAGGGGAGAAATTTGATCTCATCCTCTTAAGCTTGGAAATCTCTGTCCCCCCCGGCTTAAATATTCTAGTCAAAACCAGAGAATTAGCCTCTGATATACCGATAGTGGTTCAAACTACTAGCAATGATGAGAAATTAGTCGTTAAAGCCTTTCAACTGGGTGCTGACGGTTATATTCAGTTAAATAATATCGATAGTAGTCTTTTAGTCTATCAAATTCGTGTGGCGATCGAACGTCAGCAATATATCCTCAATCTTAAACATCAACAACAGGAAGAGGAATTTCGCGAACTGGAACAGTTAATCAAGGGAGTACAAACTAGCATCACGGCGAAAATGTTCGGTTCTGAGGCAATAAAGCAGAGTATTCCCGATATTTTTCAAGAATTAGTCCAAAATTACGGAGAGTTATTAGACTTAGCTTTAGAAGAACAAGCATACAAAGTGGAACATAATCTATCGGAACGACTGCGAAGCTTGGCCGATAAGTTAGGATTCTTAAAAGCTAGTCCTCGCGATGTGGTGGATATTCATACCACCACCCTACGCCAAAAAAATCAGGATGTCACCCTGGCCAAAGCGCAGGCCTACGTTAGCGAAGGTCGTCTCATGGTCTTGGAATTGATGGGTTATCTCGTCTCTTTCTATCGTAAATACTATATCGGTCTCAGCAACATTAAACTGTTCAATAACACGCAATCATGA
- a CDS encoding (2Fe-2S) ferredoxin domain-containing protein, with amino-acid sequence MSYPQKRFVMVCQHSSCLVQGASELLLAWQTAALPEDVIVMTSGCQGQCSTSPTVRIIPEETWYCRVKPEDVNQIVEEHLKNGQPVERLLHPSIHAQWQ; translated from the coding sequence ATGTCTTATCCCCAAAAGCGATTTGTGATGGTCTGTCAGCATTCTTCCTGTTTGGTACAGGGTGCGTCGGAGCTTCTTTTAGCTTGGCAAACGGCAGCTCTCCCAGAAGATGTCATCGTTATGACCAGCGGTTGTCAAGGACAGTGCAGCACTAGCCCCACGGTGAGAATTATTCCCGAGGAAACCTGGTACTGTCGTGTTAAACCAGAGGATGTCAATCAGATTGTCGAAGAACATTTAAAAAACGGTCAACCAGTTGAGCGTTTACTCCATCCAAGCATTCACGCTCAATGGCAGTAA
- a CDS encoding NnrU family protein, with product MAFASHWIMLGLLLGFAVAHSGLASLRTRGEAIIGARLYRVLFALVSIPLAVILVVYFFNHRYDGLLLWQVQGVTGVKTLVWILSAISFFFLYPATFNLLEIAAIQKPQVHLYETGILRVTRHPQMVGQVIWCIAHTLWLGTSFTLLTSLGLIAHHLFAVWHGDRRLEDRYGEAFLKIKERTSVVPFLAIIDGRQSLKWQEFLRPAYLGVTGFILLLWWAHPWLMQATSKIYW from the coding sequence GTGGCATTCGCTAGTCATTGGATCATGTTAGGTTTATTACTGGGTTTTGCTGTTGCCCATAGCGGATTAGCCAGTTTACGAACGCGGGGAGAAGCTATCATCGGTGCGCGACTGTATCGGGTATTATTTGCCCTTGTGAGTATCCCTCTAGCCGTGATTTTAGTAGTTTATTTCTTCAATCATCGTTATGATGGTTTGCTTCTCTGGCAAGTACAGGGAGTAACCGGAGTAAAAACCCTAGTTTGGATACTTTCGGCCATTTCTTTTTTCTTTCTCTATCCTGCCACTTTTAACCTGCTGGAGATCGCCGCTATCCAAAAACCGCAGGTTCATCTCTACGAAACCGGCATCCTGCGCGTTACCCGTCATCCCCAGATGGTAGGACAGGTGATCTGGTGTATTGCTCACACCCTCTGGTTAGGGACAAGCTTTACCCTATTAACTTCCCTGGGTTTAATTGCTCATCATCTTTTTGCCGTCTGGCATGGCGATCGCCGGTTAGAAGACCGTTACGGAGAGGCATTTTTAAAGATCAAAGAACGCACCTCAGTGGTCCCCTTTTTAGCGATTATCGATGGTCGGCAAAGCCTGAAATGGCAAGAATTCCTTCGTCCTGCCTATCTAGGAGTAACAGGGTTTATTTTACTCCTCTGGTGGGCGCATCCTTGGCTAATGCAAGCAACAAGTAAAATTTATTGGTGA
- a CDS encoding thioredoxin family protein: MILSVNEKSFPKLVLESSRPVLVYFWAPWCGLCRLIQPTLLSWQNDCQGAIQLVAVNADDNFKLANSFRLRSLPTLILFDQGVPVHRLEEIHSREELQQTLRLIVKNQIPRSA, encoded by the coding sequence ATGATACTATCTGTCAACGAAAAGAGCTTCCCTAAGCTAGTTTTAGAGTCTTCTCGTCCGGTTCTCGTGTATTTTTGGGCGCCTTGGTGTGGTTTATGTCGTTTAATCCAACCCACCCTCTTGTCTTGGCAAAATGACTGTCAAGGTGCGATTCAATTAGTAGCTGTCAATGCCGATGATAATTTTAAATTAGCTAATAGTTTTCGTCTGCGTAGTCTGCCTACTTTAATTCTCTTCGATCAAGGTGTTCCCGTTCATCGTCTGGAGGAAATTCACAGTCGCGAGGAATTGCAACAAACCCTGCGACTAATAGTCAAAAATCAAATCCCGCGTTCAGCTTAA